The following proteins are encoded in a genomic region of Sander vitreus isolate 19-12246 unplaced genomic scaffold, sanVit1 ctg396_0, whole genome shotgun sequence:
- the dkc1 gene encoding H/ACA ribonucleoprotein complex subunit DKC1: MADTEVKKKKKVKRVSEDEVGEIQQSGDFFIQPESKVATLDTSQWPLLLKNFDKLNIRTAHYTPLPHGSNPLKRTIQDYVKTGFINLDKPANPSSHEVVAWIRRILRVEKTGHSGTLDPKVTGCLIVCVDRATRLVKSQQSAGKEYVGIVRLHNAIESEHTLARGLEMLTGALFQRPPLIAAVKRQLRVRTIYDSKLIEYDPERRLGIFWVSCEAGTYIRTLCVHLGLMLGVGGQMQELRRVRSGVLGENDHMVTMHDVLDAQWQFDHNKDETYLRRVIFPLEKLLVSHKRLVMKDSAVNAICYGAKIMLPGVLRYEDGIEMNQDIVVITTKGEAICTAVALMTTAVISTCDHGIVAKIKRVIMERDTYPRKWGLGPKASQKKMMIQKGLLDKHGKPNGSTPCEWKKDYVDYSVSKATEESADTSAKRKREAADSDGDAPTPSTPSAEEGKKEKKKKKKEKRAKLEEAEHEGAEPEETGAEPEAEVVESAKKKKKKKKQKDGDASE, encoded by the exons ATGGCAGACACAGAGG tgaagaagaagaagaaagtgaaGAGAGTCAGTGAAGATGAAGTCGGG GAGATCCAGCAGAGCGGAGACTTCTTCATCCAGCCGGAGTCTAAAGTGGCGACGCTGGACACGTCCCAATGGCCGCTCCTCCTCAAG AACTTCGATAAGCTGAACATCCGGACGGCTCATTACACGCCGCTGCCGCACGGCAGCAACCCGCTGAAGAGAACCATCCAGGACTATGTCAA GACTGGCTTCATCAACCTGGACAAGCCGGCCAACCCGTCGTCCCACGAGGTGGTGGCGTGGATCCGGAGGATTCTGAGGGTGGAGAAGACGGGGCACAGCGGCACGCTGGACCCCAAGGTCACCGGCTGCCTGATCGTCTGCGTCGACCGAGCCACGCGTTTGGTCAAGTCCCAGCAGAGTGCCG GTAAGGAGTATGTGGGGATTGTTCGGCTGCACAACGCCATAGAGAGCGAACACACGCTGGCCCGG GGGTTGGAGATGCTGACAGGCGCTCTGTTCCAGCGGCCGCCACTGATCGCCGCGGTTAAACGCCAGCTCAGAGTCCGAACGATCTACGACAGCAAACTGATCGAGTACGACCCCGAGAGGAGGCTGG GGATCTTCTGGGTGAGCTGTGAAGCAGGAACGTACATCCGGACGCTGTGCGTCCACCTGGGGCTGATGCTCGGGGTCGGCGGTCAGATGCAGGAGCTGAGACGAGTCCGCTCCGGCGTGCTGGGAGAGAAC GACCACATGGTGACGATGCACGATGTTCTGGACGCTCAGTGGCAGTTTGATCACAACAAAGACGAGACGTACCTGAGGAGAGTAATCTTCCCTCTGGAGAAACTGCTGGTGTCGCACAAACGCCTCGTCATGAAGGACAGCGCC gtGAACGCCATCTGTTATGGGGCGAAGATCATGCTGCCAGGCGTCCTGCGCTACGAGGACGGCATCGAGATGAACCAGGACATCGTCGTCATAACAACCAAGGGAGAGGCCATCTGCACAG CTGTTGCTCTGATGACGACGGCAGTGATCTCAACGTGTGATCACGGCATCGTGGCGAAGATCAAGAGGGTGATCATGGAGAGAGACACTTATCCTCGGAAGTGGGGGCTGGGCCCCAAG GCGAGTCAGAAGAAGATGATGATTCAGAAAGGACTCCTGGACAAACACGGGAAGCCCAACGGCAGCACGCCGTGCGAATGGAAGAAAGACTACGTAGACTACAG CGTCTCCAAGGCGACGGAGGAGTCAGCAGACACTTCAGCAAAG aggaagagggaggcaGCAGACAGCGACGGCGATGCCCCGACGCCCAGCACGCCGAGCGCTGAGGAagggaagaaggagaagaagaagaaaaagaaagagaagagggcCAAACTAGAGGAGGCGGAGCATGAAGGGGCAGAGCCAGAGGAGACGGGGGCGGAGCCAGAGGCGGAG GTTGTTGAAAGTgccaagaagaaaaagaagaagaagaaacagaaagacGGCGACGCATCGGAGTGA